The DNA region GAGGCTGCACCCACCAAGTCAGTGGTGGGGGTGGCCCACTGACCCAGAGATTAAGCTAcagacatcaactctcaaagctatctttcTACAGATGTAACAGCCCAAAGATGCACCCCTTagaaaccccttcccctggtttccagtagtgaatgacaccAGTGACCAAGATTGTAAATTATCACCTATTTATCATATCTGCCATATAATCTACtatttttcctatataagctttagcatcattcctgttaagtgGCAAGTTCCTTAAGGAGCTCTGCCCACCATATTGGCATTAAAATAAACCTTTGctaccttgacttaaagaatgcttgagtccatgaattcattccagatgaccctgtcTAGTACTTCAGTCCCTGAGGGGTCCCTGGACCCCTTAAACTGctcaaaatactttgaaaatcttaaagtgtgACATAAGTTATTATTACATATAGTTATTGTTAAAACataatgtcaattattattataagaAGCAAGATAGATTgttgtttgggcagctaggtggcctggaatcaggaagagttcaaatctggcttcggacacttactagctgtgtgaccctgggcaaggtcatttaaccttgtttgcctcagtttcttcatctataaaatgagctggagaaggaaatggcaaatcactctgacatctgtgccaagaaaactccaactggTGTCATGAGGAGTTATTCAATCTCTATGCTACTGCTTACTATTTATCTAACCTTGatcaattcacttaatctctctttctctcaaaatCCATAAAATGATGGCGTGGGACTAGATgtcttccaaggtccctcccataATTTTTAGAATTATGATCAGTTATCATTATACAAATTATGTCTTCTTTCTGAGGACTAGTCTTCCTAAGTATGGATAGACTTGTCATCTCTAGCTGGTGTGAATTCTTTGACCATGGCAGctcatgaagaaagaaaaatacaaaatggcccttgGTCTTGTGCGCCCCCTTCTGCTTCTGTAATGACAGTGGTAGAGTGATGGAAAGGAATGTAGAGGTTGTTAGGCAGCATTCAGCTCTTAGACCATATATGGTTGTGAAATTAACTGTTGGTACTCTACATATGAGATCCATGTCCAGCAACCACCAAGTCAACATATGACCAGAGAGTAGAATCTTATCAGCATTCACATTCTCCTGAAGCCAGGAAACATAAAGTCATAGTTAAACAGGATCACtcacaggttctccttggagaggcaaagaaaagaatTAGAGGAATTGGCTCTTATCTTGGATCCTAAGCGGGGTAGAAAAGGGAacaaatattaagcacttactgtgtaccaggccctgtgctaagcactttacaaatattatctcattcgatcctcacaacaacccctcaAACCtacctgtgagatagatgctatcatcatctcctttttccacatgagaaaactgaggcaaacagggttaagtgacttgcccagggtcacacagctactgagtggctgaggccagatttgaactcaggaagatgagatgaGTCCTGATGCCAGGCAGGGCCCtttatccgctgtaccacctagctacctggcCTGTGATCTGCTTCCAGAACTCAGCTGCTCATTTATTTCATCCTTCTTTCTATATGGTCCATAATTTATTCTTATGACTGTCACTTCCCTTTCTGCCCAGATTGACCTTTATTCAACTCGCTGGGCTTTCCCACTCTGGATCCTGGATTTACTCacataactgttttttttttaatgtctgatGCTATTCTATGCCTTCCTGGCTCTTACCTATCTTgttctatttaaatattttaacctTTCCAGAGCCATAGTCCAACAATTGGTCTGACCCCCACCAAGTCTTCTAGATCTTTCTTGCTTCAGGATTTCTTTCACTTTGATGTTAATTACATTTTGTGCATTTATATAGCCTTCTGAATCCTTGGTTTTGTTACTGGCTCCTTCATTAGATTTTTGTTTCTTCCGGAACTTTGGGGTGTCTCTATACTGCTATCTTTGCTGTGCTGTGGACACACTcttgggggtagctaggtggtgtagtggatagagtgctgggtctggagtcaggaagacctgagttcaaatgtggccttagacacctttagctgtatcaccctgggcaagtcacttaaccctatttgcttcagtttcctcatctgtaaaacgagctggagaaggaaatggcagactattccagtatctttgccaaggaaatcccaaatggggtcatgaaggatcCGGACACTATGGAAACcattgcaacaacaacaaaacagtacTTTCTACCCGAGACGGTTTAGTGGATTTACACAGGTAGTTTTTCttaccccttccccttccttttcagtAACCATCATACAATTCACAAACATAAtaatctctctccctttttagACTTCACACTGACACCTTTTCACTCTTCTAGAGTATCGATCCTGTAATATTTTATGTAATAGTCATTTTTGTTTGTCTTCCCTCTAGATTGGATGCTCCATGACTACAAGGACCGTATATCTTATCCATATTTCACCTCTCTCCTACTTTCTAGTCCAATTTTCTTCTCACAGTAGATACTTAGTTATTACTTCAACACTATTTTAGAAACAAACCAGTTTTAAACACACTATGGCAatgtgacgcagtgagtagagcaccggccctggagtcaggaggacctgagttcaaatgcggcctcagacactttgacacacttactagctgtgtgaccttgggcaagtcacttaaccccaattgccctgccttcccccctccaaaaaaagaatttaaactttggggcagctaggtggcagtgagtagagcaccaaccctgaagtcaggaggacctgagttcaaatttgacctcagacacttgacacacttactagatgtatgacctgggcaagtcacttaaccccaattgccctgccttcccccctgcaaaaaaaaaaaacaaaacccaaaaaaacccaaacaaacaaaaacaaacaaacaaacgaaaaaaacaaaatcacaccAGGGGAAGAATTCCTCAACTTCTCTTATAACAACTGAAACAGAAGGGTTGTCATGCCAGCCAGCTCCACATTCTGGCATATTAGAATGTGATAGAAACCTTGAGGAGACAGGATGGCGAGTGTAAGgaacaccagatttggagtcaaaatggTCCAATTCCAGTTCTTTGTTCTACTAGCTTTGCGACTTGGACCAAGTCCCTGAACTTAGTATCCACATTTGTAAAACGAGAAGGTTGGAACACTAGAAAGTTCTTTGGACTCTAAAAAATTCCGTAACCTATATTTCACAGTTGAGAGAATGGACAAATCTAAGATCAGGTACAGTCTGGCACTGTTCAGGATGATGCTCCCATTCTCTGTTCTGACTTTGTTCCAGTCCCTATAGCTTTTGCTTTTGAGAGTTGGGGATAGTCCGGGGCTGTCAGCTCCTTCCCCGCCCCCGGCAAAGGAATTGGGTGTGTCTCCACCAAGCCGCCACCCAGCTGCTGCTGTCTATTCCAAAGCAGTCAAAGCTAAGAGTGCCTCTTTCCGCGCCAGCGtctctttcttgctctttctttccccttcggGCCCCACCATGCCCCGTTTCACTTTTCCCCCGCTCCTGCTGCTTTCGCTGCTCCTGTGCCTCTGGTCCCATCGCTTGACCGCGGCAAACGATAGCGGGGACACCAATGAGTGCGGTCAGTGCATCCCGGAGAGCTGCGAGCCCTTGAGATGCAAGGCTTCGGAGCTCTCCGTGAGGGACGACTGTGGATGCTGCGAGCAGTGCCTGGGCGCCGAGGGCGAGCTGTGCGGGGGCAGAGGTGGTGCGGGTCGGAGGCGCCAAGCCCGCTGCGGCCCAGGACTAGTCTGCGTGAGCCAGTCCCGGGAGGTGCTGGGGGCTGCGGCGTCCCAGGAGCATCTGCCCGAGGAGCTGGAGGGCACGGGACTGTGTGTGTGCAAAGAGGACGGCGCGGTGTGCGGCTCGGACGGCCGTTCTTATCAGAGCGTGTGCGCCCTGCACCTGCACAGCTGGGTCTCGGTGAGGGCTGGCCGCGAGCGTGTCCACAAGGCTCACGATGGCGAGTGCAAGTTGGGTGAGTCCTGTAACTGACCGAGCTAGGGGATTCTGGGCgagaaaggatggaggaaagAGCGGGCGGGGAGAACCTGCCACGCTCCCCTCTTACCCCCGTGTGCGGCAACTCTTAACTGAATCCCTGACTTACaaaagaagggggtgggaggaTGTCGGGGcgaggtggtggggggggggggaagagaaaaaaagacaggtATCGGGTTCTGTCACAAAGTCCGGAGGTGGTCCCCTCGCCTGATCTCCTGGGCATGGCCCTTTCAGACCAAAAGTCCAGAAGACCTGCGGATAGAGAAAAATGCAGGAACACGAAACTCATAGAAGGCTTCTTCCCACAGGGTTTAAGTCAGAGCTcgccttcttctcttccctctcctccccacgcTTGAGTGTCTATTGACAAACTTGCCAGTGGGATGGAAATGCCAGACTTTAACGGTTTCGACAAATTTCAtcgtcttttttgtttttatttttgagttGATACAAGAACTCATTACTTCGGTGTTTAGATTTCCGTAGGGATAACGGTACAGTAATCCTGAATGACCTATTGGCTTCTTGCTTAGGAAGAATTGTTCATTCTCGGTTCTGGGTCCTTGCAGGCCAACCTCCCCTTGCCCCTCTCCCTCTAGGGCCAGTATTATATCGATTCCTTTTCTTGGGAAGCAATGACTTCTGTTACTAACTGCGGTCCTTCAACATTGCCTACCGCGGTCTTGGGCTAAGAAAACCTCGTAGACCTGAAAGGGTTTGTTTGTTCTGAAAATTAGGATTTTCTCCCTAAATGAAAGAagtaaatgtatataatataaaaataacttcaaaaatgTGCACATCTAATTCCTTTTGATCCTGTGTATTACTCTGAAGATAGATCGATGGATTAGGAAGATGTGATGGATAAACAAAGAATGCTTGGGTAAATTGAAAGGGattgaagaaatcaaaagaaCCATGAGACAAAAGAGATACTCAGGGAATGAAACCCTGTAGTTCTGTTGCATTGTCTGTTGGGGGGATGCCTTCTTCCCACTCAGGGGCCCAGCTCTGGACTCAGACAGAGTTGATTTTGGGAGAGCCTGACCCCAAAGAAAAGGGATCAggcttttctctcactctctgtctcatTATGCCCAGACCCCAGAGTAAAACTACAGGGAAAATCTCTAAAACCAAGCCTTGAAATGGCCCCTGTTTAGGTCCCCCACCCAAGATTAACAGAGACCTCCCTTAAAAAACCTCAGTATACAAAGTAGATCAAGTACAGCAcaactatttatttcctccattcAACCCATTACATATAAAACAGGCTAAAACATCTTAAAAGTTTAGATAGTCCTAGTTAGTACTCAAGATGTTAAAGAAACAACTTAAGTGTTATTTTTAGATTAATTTCTCTTGCGTATCTCATAAACAGCATTTCTCAACAATTAATCCACAAGAATTCATCTCAACGGAGAAACAATATTTTTCAGTACTCTGCTCattagataaaaaagaaacattcacCTTTTCTTTGTTTAAGACCTAGAGCTAGAACATACTAGTAACCTAAGACAAATACTTCCTCATGGAAGTAACATGGTCTTAGTCTTAAAAATGTAAGTATTGAATAAACCTCATAATGAATGAGGTGGTGAggtgtagtggctagagtgctgaacttgtagtcaggaacatctgggttcaaatcatgtcaGACAGTTACTGTCTCTcaatccctgggcctcagtttcctcatctgtaaaaggaaggggttccTGCTAACTCtacatttatgatcttatgataagAAGAGTTTCAGTGAAGTAGTTTGAGGCTAACTTGATCCTTCTCATGCTTAGCACTGAACTGAATTCCAAATCTGTTAGGAAAAATTGGTATCCTCTTAAGGAGTAGTGTGATATATTGGAAGAACACTGAACAAAATTCTCAATTTAGCAATTAAACTCCTTCATGATTTGGCTCTAGCTTACCTTTTCGGATTCCGTTCACGTTATGTACtcataggtggcacagtggatagagtgcccgtTCTGGTGTCCAAATGTAGCTCAAAcgtagcctcagaaacttactagctgtgtgactccccAGATAAGTCgattaaccctatttgcctcaatttccccatctgtaaagtgagctggagaaggaaatagcaaaccactccagtatctttgccaagaaaacaccaaaagtagtcacaaagagtcagacacaagtaaacaacaacaacaaagttctaTCTTTCCCTTCCATCCCTTTGCATAGACTACCCCCACCTCCAAGTCGAAtctactccctcctcatctctggaattcttagctttctttaaggctcagctcaggtatcCTCTCTTATTGCACATCTTTTCTAATCCTCCTAGTTTTTagtatattctttcttctcaGATTTTGCATTTACACATACTTACATGTTCTTTCCCCTATAGTAAGatataagcctcttgagggtagggactgttctTTAGTATTCTCAATTCCTAGCGCAAGGCCTGGAACAGGGCTGGCAAGTTTAATGCATGTGAACTGGATTGTTGAAATAGAGTTAGGAAAGATGATTTCTAATCATAGATTTCATAGTCATTAGTTGAGTAACCAATAGCAAATAATCATTCCGAGCTTCTTTTTTCCTAGTATGCTGTAGTGACTAAAGTAATTGATTTGGAGTCAAGACATCTGGCTTTAAATTCtaccttagatgcttactaactgtgtgagaACAGGCAAGTGactgaacctctctgagcttcagtttccctgtCCTGTGTAACAGGATTAACAATAGCATCTACATGACGGATTGTACTGAAGGTCAGATGAGATAAAGTGTATAAAAGCTTTGTAAATCTTTTAGTGcttatgtaaatgtgaattgttattagTATCcataaaaggaagatgacaatAACACTTACtttcctcacagggctgttgtaaagaaAGTGCTCTCTAAACCATTAAATGctccataaatgtcagttattatggGAGTGCAGTTCTACATATCAtcaaactgaggaaactgaagaggctattttaaaaatataatattagtgctatgaggatcaaatgtcaCCCAGGGGTTTatgttttccatttaaaaattgcATATTTCTCTCTAGAATTTGTCAGAATTTCTCTTTTGCGTGGAAGCATATTTTGTTGTACTCCATGACAGTTTTCTGATAGGAGCAAGACAAAAAATGCAGCCAGAAGGGTCATTTTATAGACCAGTAAGTACCTAATTATATGTTGACCCAGAGCAACCATTTACTCAGCCATAAACAGCAGGAACAGTGTTTTAACAGCCCCCTTTGGGAGGAGGGttgagtgaagaagacctgagccTGAGTAGCAGATGTTCTGCTACCAATATCTTTAATAAAACTGTCCCTTCTCATTtgcatgttaatttttttttgaaatgaggaCATCAGTTTTTCtatagtggaaaaaatttaaggaaaCATTGATTTTGCTTCTTCTTGTCTGAATAAGCACCATTACACAGGGTTATTTCATTCATGATAGACTGAcatcaaaaatctattttcaggCTTATGGAATGATCACTACcctctctatattttaaaatttcttgaattgTATATTAAAGCGTCAAACACTGAATCAATGTCCTCTTTAGTTGATCTACATTTGAAATAAAATAGTTGGACTACTTTACAAAAACCCAGGTTTCTCTGGAacacagtttttaaaaagctgtaaaatctaaatccttattttacagtaataatgatgatgatgatgataacaacccTTATCTATACATCACTTTAAATGCTATTTAGCACTTCACCTATGATAGTCCTGTAAGTCAGATGGTACAAATATAATCTCTATTTACTGGCAGAGGAACTGAGGTtcatagaaattaagtgatttgtctatttTCAAACACTGAACAAGTGTCAGATCCAGTATTAATATTGAGGTCTCCTAATTCCAGTTTTTTACTACTCTTCCTGCAATACATTTTGCCTCCCTGAACTTAACCTCCCTCCCCAAATAGGAGCAATTTGGAGAGTAAATGGGAAGGCATTGGTGTGTTGAATTTtctaaattataaatattaataaatttaaGTGCTTTGTTATAGGGTCATTGTCTGGAAAGGTCATCTTTGCCGATACCCAACACCTAGTAAAAACCCTAGATATTCATTGTGAATACCTGATAACGAACAGGTCTAGGATAGCTTTGGAGATGACTGGGGTTGATGGGGAGTGGCAGGTGAAGAAACAAAATGGATGTCAGAGGATCTCATGATTAAATAAGAATAAGAAGAGAATGAATTAGTTATCGACTTTACAGCTAGACCTGAGCTGGAAAAGCTGTGATGACTAGAAATTTAATTAGATGCTATAACCCAGAAGAAACTGAGTTGGAGACTAGATGAATGGTGACAATTGTATATATTCTATTTATCTAATCCCTTCACCAAAAGGAGCAGGGCGATTtgcagttgtcctgacctatatctgactactagacccagatggctccggagaagaaagtgaggctgatgactttgcacggccctccctcacttaaatccaattcacttgcaagtcatggcatctacttcctgatgtcatggtaccctttgagaacaaaggacaaacagtgGCAACCAAAAGGAAAACAGGTATGAATGCTCAGTAGACTCAGCATCCTAGATCCCGTAGAGTGGTAGTTAGTAACTCAGGTATAAAGAAGTGTGTCCTGAATAGGAAAGGAAATACCTATTGAAAGGTATACAACAGGCAGGGAAAGTGTGCCCCAGTGCACTCTCTGGAAGGTGGTAGCAAAAGTGCACTAGCCTTAGATATGtatctggaagagatctcaggggCCATCTGCTTGAACCCTTTCATTATACTGTCAAAAGACAAgataaaatactgaataaaagcTAGTAATAGTCAAAGCATTGTTGTGGTGAAATTGGTTGAGGGAATTTGCTCTGAATctaacgaggaaactgaggtgaagaaaagttcagtgactgtgtcaaggtcatgtaggtagtaagtatcatgatttgaacccaggtcctctaaataTAAagttagtgttcttttcactgtatcatgtTGACTATACAGGTCtttaaagagacagaaaagattcAAGGCAAATCTTTCACCACAGGAGCACTTTAACTGTAATTAGCTTTCATTCAGTTTTTTATGTTATCTTTTCCTAATTAATACAAATTAAACAAGATAATGTTGATTTGAATCTCACCTTCTGTGCTAAATATAATACTCATacatttaattaaacatttatctatgttctaatggggaaagtTTTTTTGGTTAAATTTCAATCTCTAATGAATCTAATTGTAATTTTAATGCTTGAAAAATTGAATAATTATGAAGTTTATTAAGGTATGCCATTTGgtttcatttgaatttttttctcacaTCCCACAAAAGAGTCTTCTCTGATTCAGCATTTAGAGTGATAGTTTCTCCATTGCTGGCATTGCCATTCCAAAGTAAATTTCTGTTACTTCTTAGTGTAAAATTTTATGTCGTTTTTCTTTGTGTACTTGGAGCTAAAAGACATGGGCATAAATCCTAGGATTGCTACTTACAAGCTTgataaccttgaacaagttacttgaGAAAGGTCAAATTCACTTTCCTGATTCCGTATCCAGTTCACCTAGTTATTCTTGCAGTGGAAATAGAGCAGGCAGAGTTGGTTGAATTTAGAGGTAGttggtggtttagtggatagagttctgtcCCTGGAGTCAACAAAACCTGAGCTGATATTTGGACTCggacattagctatgtgaccctgggcaagtcacttaaactctatttacctcactttcttcaactacaaaatgcgaacagtaacagcacctaccttatgGGATTGTTACGAGCATCAAAGAGATAATGTTTtgcaaaaagcacttagcacagtgcctgaaccATAGTAGGTACTGTAGAAatactttcccccctccctcctccctcctccctcctccctcttcccattgAGGTGAAAGTCTTTCAGTACACCTGAAAGAAGAGATAGCTGCTTTGAGGGGCAGCTGTCTCTTACAAAACTTCAGTGaggaaaaatatataaagtatttatAGTATATGAAAGCATTCATACATATGTACTTTCATATAGCTTGAATGAGGTTATATTCATGAACAAAAACCATTTGCATTTACCTGCTACAATTTATCCCATTTATGGTTTTTCTAACAATGCATCCATCACAAATTGTGAGGTCCCTGGGGGTAAGAGGAAGGCCCTTTTTaatggaaggaaaacaaaggTCTTCCTATCATTCTTTTCCAAATTCCTCATTATAAAGAGGAAAttggaattttcttttcagaaatatcTAATGAATTCACCCTGAGGGGCTTCAGGTTCCAGATTCAGCTCAGAATGAATACTCTCAGACTACAATATTGCCAATTATACCTTTACTAAGACCATCAAAGAATACAGGAACATTATTGACTAAGAGTACAGGATGAAAAAATTGGACTTAATAGCAAATGAAGTTGGGTATGGCTCCCCTTGCCTCCCTCTGTCGTTCACTGAGGCTTGTCCTAGGTCTCGATAATAGCAATAACAAATGGCAAGGGTCTCTGCAGAGGTGTGCCACCACTCTTGCAAAGCTAAGGATGAGTTAGAGCAGCTAGTGCTTTGGTGAGATAGTACATTTCTAGGGTATGGGGATGAGTAAgtcaaggtatttttttaaagcagtccACTCCTTCTTTCAGTTATCCCTGCCTCCTTAACTTGGTTTTCTTGCTAATCAGGACCCACGTGGATGCAAAGGATAAAGCTTAAAGACAAAGCTTGCTGCACTCTGGTCTTTTAAAGCAGTACTTTGTTCAGGTCTTCAATCAAATTGGTTAGCTTTTCTTGTCAATAAATGAGGGATAAGGGGCTACCCAAAACTGAATAACCCTCTGATTGCTGGGTAGAGAACAGCTTAGTGAAATCCTTAAAGCCTCATCACTAAAAGGTTGGTTACTAGCTAATAACTTTCTTTggccaagaaaatcatgaaatagtCAATTAAAATGGAAGATTTGCATCCTACATTTGTAGATTGAGGTCCCATATTGATATAGCCACAGGGTTTTAGAGTTTTTGTTGCTTCCCATAGGCAAAGAGAGGCCATGTGGTCTAGTGGACAGAAAGTCAGCTGTGTGGGACAAAAACCCAGtggctcaagtaaaaaaaacagagatgtctcggtttctcaaggtagaaaaaaaacagaagctttatttgatcaagtctcaagaattgggcatctctcactaccagggcggagatagcagtgaagagaggcaaagggagggaggcaagcagggagatatatacaaACAATTGTACAAACagttctaagaaatcccaccccagaggctggaccctcGTCCCCATTTGCAGAGacgagtggcctcacaatctaaccaggaataagttttacccaataccagcacagaaactacagaattaccttatagggaaactttaatgttaagatggtggtttgtaagtaggctaggggagggggagaggggaatatcacctgatttccccgaaatcatatggtttacaggaaaacgaaacttaggcctggtgaggttcacatcctaactaaatttgtactatttctatttgaatatgGCCTTGcttgagttattcatagggaagctttcacaatcttgtattctattcacagctgaggtgacatctataaatctaaagaagaagggggagaaagacattcctaaaggctaaataatcagattcccacagacccaaatttatcccatttcccttttctctaaatattgattctcaaacattttagatataaatacatacatacatatatatatatacatatatgtatacacacacacacacacacacacacatataccctgtgaagtcttcacactttattctctcactacctcacacacagCCTTGGAGCCACAAAGACTTGGCTTCAAGTTCTGACTCTGATACTAATGGCTATGTCacatcaggcaagtcacttaacctctccttgcTCTGGGTTCTCTTTAATATTAGAGAAGCAGACCTGCTTCCTtagaggaagttcctcaccaCATGTTCCTTATAGTAATGAAATGGATCCAGAACTTCCACTTTATTGACAGGTATGTACTGTTGGTCCATTTGCAGAAAACCTTTCACAAACCCAGGGAAACGTTTTAGGTTATTCAAGATCACCTGATTTGTCAGTGAGTGTTGAGGGGCCAATGAGATTACGGTTCGCCTTAGAATGATAAAGCTAACagtgaaatatttgaaaagtgtgCTTTGGTGACTTTGAAAGGCTAAGAAAGGTAATGTTACTCGTTCCTTATTGATTAGGAATTTGTTTAATCTGTCTAACTCAAGTCAGTGCTAGTAGTCCTCATGGCTTTGACTCCTaagtttctttgatttttaggacTGTTGTAGATAGCTATGCTGATGGTCTTAGGCTAGAGTCACTTAAATGTGAATTTGTTCATAAATCCTTTGTGGAAGGTTTGCATTTATTCTCAacatagatctttttttttcctagtgcaTAATTTTCCAATGTAGTAAGTCTGCAGAGTAACATGATATAAAAAGTAATTGGCTTTTtcatctactactactactactactactgctactgatgggtggggatgggatctgaaccccacaaaaggaaaagaccagGT from Trichosurus vulpecula isolate mTriVul1 chromosome 1, mTriVul1.pri, whole genome shotgun sequence includes:
- the IGFBPL1 gene encoding insulin-like growth factor-binding protein-like 1 gives rise to the protein MPRFTFPPLLLLSLLLCLWSHRLTAANDSGDTNECGQCIPESCEPLRCKASELSVRDDCGCCEQCLGAEGELCGGRGGAGRRRQARCGPGLVCVSQSREVLGAAASQEHLPEELEGTGLCVCKEDGAVCGSDGRSYQSVCALHLHSWVSVRAGRERVHKAHDGECKLAPVIVMPPKKIHNVTGAQVYLSCEVKAVPTPVITWRKITESPKGVKLLEELPGDRVNMAIQVRGGPSKHESTGWVLINPLTKEDEGIYQCHATNMVGETQSYGTIKVTELSKHKKMNFIASDDDI